One part of the Mya arenaria isolate MELC-2E11 chromosome 3, ASM2691426v1 genome encodes these proteins:
- the LOC128227028 gene encoding uncharacterized protein LOC128227028 — protein sequence MSKRLSPACQVHPSTRADVVCQKHKEFLCTRCLINGEHARCDIRELRQMTSPSEAVAIHLLVLTNIAKAKLLNRNRVEEEIGEQEVVVATQMDHFLDLLKRKLAGMKNDCVNKMREDFEKKAELAEQLKEKRDIERVMELLHAEVDILLEADSQPQTPRKLRENQSMSEVEFLRHLDKKRQAQKTLSHLKETKIRPTSKFTLAFSLIDICTGRRRNFGKAALDVRSIHIEQDN from the coding sequence ATGTCGAAGAGACTGTCACCCGCTTGCCAGGTGCATCCATCCACGAGGGCGGACGTTGTCTGTCAGAAGCACAAGGAGTTTCTGTGCACCAGGTGCCTCATTAACGGCGAGCACGCGCGCTGTGACATCAGGGAGCTGCGCCAGATGACGTCACCGTCAGAGGCGGTAGCAATCCACCTGCTGGTCCTGACTAACATTGCGAAGGCCAAATTGTTGAACCGAAATAGGGTTGAAGAGGAGATTGGGGAGCAGGAGGTGGTTGTAGCCACCCAGATGGACCATTTTCTGGATCTTCTGAAAAGGAAGCTCGCCGGAATGAAGAACGACTGTGTGAACAAGATGCGGGAAGACTTCGAGAAGAAGGCAGAACTAGCTGAACAGCTTAAAGAAAAACGTGATATTGAAAGAGTGATGGAATTGCTACACGCCGAAGTCGATATTTTGCTTGAAGCTGACAGTCAGCCACAAACTCCAAGGAAACTGAGGGAGAACCAATCCATGTCGGAGGTGGAGTTCCTCCGACACCTCGACAAGAAACGGCAGGCCCAGAAAACACTCTCACACTTGAAGGAAACAAAGATAAGGCCGACTTCTAAGTTCACCCTTGCGTTTAGCCTCATAGACATTTGTACTGGGCGTAGGAGAAATTTCGGCAAAGCGGCCTTAGACGTTCGCTCTATTCATATTGAACAGGACAACTGA